CCCAACCAATGCCAGCCTCGTATTCATCCAGCCATCGATGCACCATGTTGGCATTTAACCCATGATTCAACGCAATCCCAGCAATACTTGCCCCAGCTCGGCTGCATTCGGCTACAACTCGCGCTTTAAGGCTGGGTTCGTAAAACGTCTTAGGCGCTCTCTGTTTTATCGTGAGCGAGCTGCCCACCGTGTCCACTGTTTTGTTCATCGTGGACACTGTGCCTGTCTATTCCCTGTTCAACAATATGACTTCACCAGCCGCTTACCTAGTAGACGCACATTACCATGTTCAATGACTTGTAGTAGCCGCTGGAGAGAGAGGGCCCGGATGTATCGATGAGTTCGTAGTTGACGCCGATCATCGACTGCGTTGATGTCCAAGTTAAGCCACTAACCCACCCCAAATTTATATGAATCTTCGAATTGGACATATTCCATAATTCAGTGCTTGTAGGCAACCGCCAGCCGTACCATTTGCAGTATGTATAGGCATTGCTCCAGCCGCGTAATTCCCAAAGGGGCCGCATCCAAGTCAATCCGCCATATTTGAAATAGTCCATCACGACGCAAACGATATTCACGGAGTTGACGTTGGATGTCACGCCAGCACCGCTGCTGGAGTTATTGACGACGGAGCATGTTTGTCCAGTGGGTTGAGTTCCGACAGTTACATTGAAGCTACCGTTAAAAGCAACAGGTGTGGGGAAAATGAAGTTACCGTTTGATGTGACTATCAACGCATCAGCGCCATTGTTGTGCAAGGTGACTTGTTGTCCGTTAGCTAAGCCAGAGACGCTGCCTGCAATCGTATAAGTGTTGGTTGAGCAAACGATATTCACGGAGTTGACGTTGGATGTCACGCCAGCACCGCTGCTGGAGTTATTGACGACGGAGCATGTTTGTCCAGTGGGTTGAGTTCCGACAGTTACATTGAAGCTACCGTTAAAAGCAACAGGTGTGGGGAAAATGAAGTTACCGTTTGATGTGACTATCAACGCATCAGCGCCATTGTTGTGCAAGGTGACTTGTTGTCCGTTAGCTAAGCCAGAGATGTTTCCAGTGATTACGTACGTTGTATTGTTAGATTCATTGCCCCCACCGCAAGCGGTAAGCATTAGTGCAAACACAGATAATAAACATAAGGACTTGGGTGCGATGAATTCCTGAAATCTTACAAGAAATGGCATGAAGAACCTTTGTGAGCACCTAGCAGACACATTTATTAATGAAACACATTGAACTACAAAAGTGTAAATATATAATTCTATTGCATGAATTTGGTACGAGGTTTAACAGTTATTGATACCATGTAAACCTTTTTGGATCGCAATCTGCTTTAGCAAGTCCTATGTCGCATGGGTAAACAAGATCTGCTTCATCACAACTAATATCTGCGGTATCGAAACCATCCTGGTCGCCAGGATTAATAAAGATAGGTGACTCTTGGATTGCTCATCGGCAAATTGTGCGGTCTTCATATCCGTGATACGCCAGAATTAGCGAACCTACTGCCTTGGTAGGTGTGGCTGGGGCGTCTCGCCACCTTTTAAATTGCGCAACCAGGCTGCACTACGCACTCTAGAAGTGTGAATGCCGCTAATTTTGATCGCCTAAGACAAAAGGCCGCATATAGCGGCCCTTTCATTTGATGCATCTGGAAGAAATCTTCAGCTTGTTAGCGCCCAGAGCACATATCCCAATTTACTTCTACGAGACTAATATAGCACAATAGACCACATTAATTAATACAAGGCCGCGGATATGAATGAAATGCACTATAGGCTAGCTCTAGACCTCGGTTCCACATCCCTTGGCTGGGCCATGGTCAGGCTTAATGCAGAAAACCAACCCTGCGCCATCATCAAAGCTGGTGTTCGCATTTTTAGCGATGGTCGTAACCCCAAAGACGGGTCATCACTTGCAGTGACTCGGCGCGAAGCACGCGCCATGCGCCGCCGCCGCGATAGGCTGCTCAAGCGCAAAGCGCGCATGATGAAAACTCTCATCGCGCACGGCTTCTTTCCGCAAGACGAAGAAGATCGCAAACTACTTGAACGTTCTGACCCATTCGCACTGCGCGCCAAGGGGCTTGACCAAGCACTAAGGCCCGATGAGTTTGCGCGTGCGATATTTCACATCAACCAAAGACGCGGTTTTAAAAGCAACCGCAAAACTGACAAAAAAGAAAACGACAGCGGAGCATTAAAAACGGCCATCAGCCAATTGCGCCAAGCGATGCAAGCAACCCAATGCCGCACCGTGGGGGAATGGCTCAATATGCGTCACCAATCAGGTCTATCGGTACGCGCACGCTATCGCCAACACATGGTGCAGCGCGAAGATGGCAAAACCAAAACTGAAATGCGTTACGACCTCTACATTGATCGCGCAATGATCGAAGGCGAGTTTGATGCACTTTGGCAAAAACAATCCCAACTCAACCCCAAGCTGTTTACCGAAACGGCGCGTGCAGAACTTAAAGACTGCTTGCTGCACCAACGCCCACTCAAACCAGTTAAGCCTGGCCGATGCACGCTCATGCCCGAAGAAGAGCGCGCGCCATTGGAACTGCCTAGCCAGCAACGCTTTCGTATTTACCAAGAGGTCAACAATCTGCGCTTGTTGAAAGAAGGTCTGAGTGAGCAAGCCCTCACGCTAGAGCAACGCAACCAAATCATTCAAGCACTTGAAGGCAATACGAAGCGAACATTCACACAGATCAAAAAACTCATTGGGTTTTCGGGTGGCTTTAACCTTGAAGATGGAAAACGCACAGAGCTCAAAGGCAACAGCACGAGTGCAATGCTAAGCAAGAAAAATTTGTTTGGTCCTGCATGGTTTGAGCTGAGTGAAGATCAACAAGACCGCATCGTGATGCAGCTTGTCAAAGAAGAAAACGAAGCCACTCTGGTGCGTTGGTTGCAAGAAAATACGGGCATCGACGAGGCCACAGCAGAACGCGTGGCAAACACCAACTTAGCAGAAGGCTACGGCAGCCTTTGCGCCAATGCACTGCAAAAAATATTGCCTGCACTCAAAGCCGAGGTCATCACCTATGACAAAGCTGTGCTGACTGCTGGCTTTGACCACCATAGCAACATCAGTCATGCCAGCACAGGCGAAATACTGCCTTGTTTGCCCTACTACGGCGAATACTTGCAACGCCATGTTGGCTTTGGCACTGGCAAGCCCGAAGACACACCAGAAAAGCGTTACGGCAAGATTGCCAACCCCACCGTACACATTGGGCTAAATCAAATTCGCACGGTGGTGAACGCCTTGATCAAACGCTACGGCCAACTGAGTGTGTACATGCGCTTTTGCACCAGCCATACGCAAATGCAAACCTATTGCCAGCGTGTAGAACAAGCACTGCCGCTAGGTGGGCAAGTGAACATTTTTCAAATGACCGATAAGCAATACGAACGCATCATTAGCTTTCAGGGCCGCAAGGCCATGCCTGCGAAAAAGACGCCAGATCAGTTTGATTTGTTTTGAATCAGCCGGTTTCTTGAACGCTAAAAAGCAAATAACCCCTTGTAAAACAAGAGGTCACGTGCTGTCTAGTTTAGACGATTGGGATATGTGCTCTAGCCGGAACTTGGCTAAATGTGCCCATCCCCTCGAAAAGGTAAAACGAGCGATTACTCCTAAAAACAACCCGAGGAGTCATGAGGAGCTAAGGCGCAATTGTTGTTGTTCGGAAATAACTTGATAACCCATCGCTCGGTAACCCCGCTGTCGCTTTTCCCACATCCTGTAGAGTTGAGGATGATCCGGTTCAACGTAATCGTAAATCAAGATGTCGCTCTTGTTTGCCTGGTCACGATGTAGCCGTCCAACGTATTGCTGTAGCGTTCCGGCCCATGAGATCGGCAGCGTCAGAATAAGCGTGTCCAACGGTGCATGATCGAAACCCTCGCCGACCAGTTGTGCGCTGGCCAACAATATGTGCGGGGCGTCCTGCGGTAAATCCGCCAGTGCCTTGATGATGGTCTGGCGTTCCTTTGCCTTCATGCGCCCGTGCAACATGAAGCATGGGTAGCCGACATTCCCAATTGCGTGTGCAACAGGTCAAGGTGTTCCGTTCTCTTGGTCAGTAGCAGCACCTTGCGCCCGTTTTCCAGGGCATTGGTCGCGTCGGCGACGATGCGTGTATTTCGATCATTGTCCTCAGCAAATAGCCGAATAACCTCTTGGATACTGGCGTTCAGTGGAACAGACGGAGTCGGAAGAGGCTGGACCCGAACCAATAGCTGATCAGGGACGTGTGCCGGGCGTTTTGCAATATGCCTGACGGGACCTGACTGCATGAAGATGATTGGATGATGCCCATTGCTGCGAACGGGTGTGGCGCTGAGCCCGAGAATGAAGCGTGCGCTGGCTTGCTTCAAAACTGCTTCGAATGTTTCTGCGGTTAGATGATGCGCCTCATCAATGATCACCTGTCCGTATTAGCTGAACAGTTCGGGCAAATTGTCGCGGCGCGCCAAGCTTTGAATAAGGGTGGCTCAAAAAACGCACGGGCCTATCCCCGCATGCGCGGGGGAACCTGGTCTTGTCGCCGCAGTCGAAGAGCATTCAAGGGCCTATCCCCGCATGCGCGGGGGAACCGTGGCTTGTCAGCGGGTCAGTCCAGCGTGCGAAGGCCTATCCCCGCATGCGCGGGGGAACCCTGAAAGTCCAAACCCGCTCCGGCTCAATCTTGGGCCTATCCCCGCATGCGCGGGGGAACCACAGACATTCGGCGCGAACAGCTAAGAAAATGGGGCCTATCCCCGCATGCGCGGGGGAACCTTCCCCGATAGAGAGTCGCTGTTCTCCGCTGTGGGCCTATCCCCGCATGCGCGGGGGAACCGACTCCGCATGCAAATAAAACCAGTCGCCCCAGGGCCTATCCCCGCATGCGCGGGGGAACCCGTCACCCTTCTTCCAATGTTCTTCGAGCTATGGGCCTATCCCCGCATGCGCGGGGGAACCGAGGTTCGAAAAATGATTAGTCCAATCACGCAGGGCCTATCCCCGCATGCGCGGGGGAACCCATCGAATTGCCTTGCGCTCGAAGTTGGTGAAGGGCCTATCCCCGCATGCGCGGGGGAACCATAAATCTTGCGCTTTGATCGGTGTCTCTTCTGGGCCTATCCCCGCATGCGCGGGGGAACCAGGCTTCTTCGATTTCTGGCCTGCAACTTCGTGGGCCTATCCCCGCATGCGCGGGGGAACCCTGCGACAAGAGAACAGGGCGCAGGCTTCTTCGGGCCTATCCCCGCATGCGCGGGGGAACCCCAAACAGGGCGAGCGGCTAACAACGGGACAGGGGCCTATCCCCGCATGCGCGGGGGAACCCTTCTAATTCAGTGGTACGGCTAGTGGGGGCAGGGCCTATCCCCGCATGCGCGGGGGAACCGCTGGATCGCACTTTTGCGCTCTGTTCTTAGCGGGCCTATCCCCGCATGCGCGGGGGAACCCGACGATGCGCTTTCGACACCAATTTGTCCTTGGGCCTATCCCCGCATGCGCGGGGGAACCATAGGCTCATTGATCGAAGCGTGCATAAACGTGGGCCTATCCCCGCATGCGCGGGGGAACCTCTTGATCATAAGTCCTTGATCCAGAAAAGAATTCCAATGTTCACATCCAATTTTTAAAGAGCAAAATTCAACCGCCCGCACGTGCGATCCACATGCCATCTATTTCAATCAAAGTTTTGGCTGGCGTCCCCAAATTCGCCAAACCAACACCTCCCGTCGCCTCCCTTTCGCGCCAAATCATGACAATGCTGCCGCGTGGTTCTGTGGTGTGCCATTCCGTCATCACACGCCACACACGCTCGCGCACGCCTTTGCTCATGCGTGGGCTGACATAGGTGCACGGCGCCACCTCCAACATCACAGATGCCAGGAAACCACGAAAGCGGTCGGCCACATCACGTGTCACTATCGTCACCAGCGCCATGCGCCACCTCGTCCATGCGTAATACTTGTTTGATGCGGTCAATCATGGATGGAATGACCGACTCTTTACGGAAAACACGGGCCGCTTCACGGCGCACAACGCGGTCCATAACTTCCCCAGATTTTTCGCTCTGCTTTACCGCCATGAATGCAATCGCAAGCGTGATTTGGTCACGGTACAAGTCCGCAACATCCAGCACAAAAGCTTGTCCTGAATCTTCGTGAATAAAACCAAGCTGAGGAATCGCAGCAACGGCTTGAACGGCAATGGCCGCAGCGGCTTGCACCGCTGTCGCAGCGTGATTGATGGCTTGGTTGGGCAAATCATCTGCATCGGGGTTGGCACGGTCAAAGCGTCGGCCATGCCACTGAATGCCAAACTTTTCAGCCATCAGACGATAGGTGGCCTTGACACGACTTCCCTCAATGCCTCGCAACGTGTCCAGATCTCGATGGGGCAACACTTCACCGAGCCGTAGCGCATACATGTGGCGTGCCACACTGATGCGCCGTCTTGGGCTGCCCCACAACTCTGCCTGCCTGCGCGCAACGTCTGACCTGTCGGGCATCATGGGCGGCGCGGTGTAGCTGCGCACACCATCCACACCCACTGCGGCCATCAAGGTGCCGTGTCTGGCCAGCAAACGCAATGCATCATGCGTGACACTGCTGCCCGGCCCAAGCAAGATCATGGACACGGCTTGATGGGGAATCTGGTCGAAGCTAGGCGTCAATGAGTCCTTGCCACGCGCAAAGTGCAGGCAGCCATTGATGACGCACAACTCACCACGCTCCAGCCAAATCAAGCCATGCCTATCAGCATGCGGCACTCGCGCTGTTTCAAGACCTAAGCGCCCTTTCAACATGGTCAGCTCTAGGTTGCGGCAGCGGGTTTGAGCAAGAGCATGCCAAACCCAAACGCACGGTGTCGACCAATGCCGCGTGCCACCAACGCGGCAAAAGCCGCACTGTCACGCACACGCAGCACACCCGTGAACACCGCATCAGGGCCTTGCACTGGCCGTTTGGGACGAGCACCTTCGGCTTGTGGTGCAGCACTGCGCACCACAGCGCTGAGACTGAACTCGGTCATGCGCACTTCATGCAAATCGGCAACGTCTTCAAACTGCCGCTTGAGCCAATCGGCATAGACAGCCTCTCGCGATAACACCGCATCGGGCATGCGTTGCGCCGCCGACAAAAATGCATCCAGTTCTTTGTCTTCTTTGCGCACCACAGGTCGCACGCGTACTTCGAACGACAACAATTGCCCGGCCTTCCAGCTGGTGGGGAATGGGCGGATGAGCAATCCGGGGGACTGTGGCGTGGCATCCAAGCCTAACATGTCAGCCACTTCGGGCGTGGTCATCGCCACCGCCAAACGGATGGCTTCGGCCTGTTTGGTGTAGGCCAACAAACCTTGGCCAGAGCGGAAACTGAATGGCTGCGGAGCCAAGTCTGCAAATGCGGCTCTGAGTACCGCATGAAACGCGTAGCCCAAGTCACCCTGCCCACGGTCTGGAATCAAACCCTGCCGCTGTGCCCATGGCAACAAACGGTCGAGCTTGGGGCGCAAATGAATCAAATGAAAGTCTTCGCTCATGCGGCCTCCTGCTCTGTGATGCTGTGCGGCTTTAGAAGCAACACGCCCTCGCGCACAGGCCGCCAGCCACCATGCACACCGCTGGTCCAGTTACGTTCGTCGCACACGTCCAGCGTTCTGTCTTGCTGATCGGGCAAGCGGCCTTCGCCGTCTGGCCACTGGGCACGAACGTTGTGCGATAAAGCGGGCACGGCCAACTGCAAGGCGCTCAAAATGTTGTCAGCCTCCATCAAACCTGCCATCAGGCGGTCTGTGGGCAAACAGTTCTTGCGACCCACAAACAACGGGCGAGCGGGCTTGTCCAGTGCAGTAGCCAAATCGTCCAAGGTGGGGGCCTCTTCGGCAGGCTTCAGGCGCAGGGCAACGAGGACATTCATGTCTGCGTGGTAATGGCGGTAACGTTGGAGCGTCAAGCCCCTTCGGCCATCAGGCATAGGCGAATAGCTTGGGCTTTTTTTCCTGCCTTCTGCCTTGCCGTGCGTTGTCCACCCTGCGTCATCTTCATAGATCAATGCTGTTTGGTAATCCTCTAGCCTTTCTCCAGAAGCATCCAACCTTGCACCCATCACCATCCGCTCTTGCAGGCGGTTGTGCAGGGTGTCATCACCGCGGTCCCAGCCCAAGGCGTTGGCCATCAACCCCGTCACCATCGACAAAGCTGGAAAGTCACGGATGACACCGTAGTTATCGATCGTCTCGCCGCCAAACGCAATCAAAGGCGCTCGCAGTCGCAATAACAAATGCTGCACCATCTCAGGCACCTTGCGCAGCGCCGCTGACGATGCGGTTTTGCACCCACTGCGTCAGGTTCGCCAATGGCAAACGCTCAGCACTCGGCATTTGGCAATCGTCTACACACAGAAAGCGGCGTTCGCTGGGTGCGCCATAGGCGGTGTCGAGACGTTGCAGTTCGTTGGCTAATTGACCGACTGCGCGTTCACGAATCTTGTCGCCATCGGTGTCCAATGCATTTTGGAATGCGCCTGCGAGGCTGCGGGGTTGCCAATCACCTGCCTCGACCAACATCAGCTTGGCCCATTCAAAAGGGGCGGTACTGCCGCGCTTCGCACCGGGGCTGACCGTGGCGATCAAGTGCAATAAATGGTGTACCACCTTGGCAGCTAACTCACGTTGGTCAGCACCGATTTTGAAGCAGTCTTCGATCTTCACGCCTTCAAGGTTGGCCACTAATTGCGGCACGTCCACCACCACATAGCCGTAGTACAGGCCTGAGGCCAGTTCAGTGTCGAAGATGCCAGCAGAGCTTTGCTCACCCGATTCACGTAATAGATCGTCCACTACGGTGAAGTAGTCGTTTTCTACCTGTGCCTCGTGCACCGTGAAAGCATGTGTCACATACACCGCAGCATCACGGCTGGTCAGCACATCCGATGTGACCATGCGGCCAAACAATGCAGACTCCAAGCCACTGCCATGCTTGATCATGGTTTCAATATTTTTCTTTTCGTCTTTTTCCTTCAACCATGCGGCTACCGCCTCTTTCAGGGCGTTGGTCTCGGTGTGCTCTTTTCCTAGCGCCACACATTTGCCGATGAGGTAATCGCGTTCGGCTTTGCCGAGCAAAACAGCCTGCCCTGTGCTCAATGCGTCTTCATCTTGCGGGCTTTTGCCAGCTTTGTCCAAAAGCCCAGCATTGCGCATGCCCTCAATAGCGGCCTGCGCCAAGGCTTCATTCATGCCTTGTTCAATCATCATGTCGCGCATTTGTCGGGGCAGCTCACGCGAACGAATGGCCATTGGCACACCTAAGCTGGACAAAGAAAACACGTCATCCGCCACGCGCCAATGACGCTTCAGACACTGCGAAGAAATGCGAGTGCGAATGGCGTTGCCATAGGGCAAGCGCTTGGCCAAACCGGCATCGTCACGATTGAGAAGCGCAGCAGGGTAGTTGTGCAGGGTATGGATTTGAATGAAACGAGGCAATGTGGTCATGATGCGTGTTCTTTTTGAAATGGATAAAAAGTCTGTTTACTTGGTTCGAGCAATAGCGCTGAAATAATCGCCAGCAATGCGAAGGCGAAGCGTTTCCGCTATTTCTTTCTCAGCAACCTCTTGTGCATCGTTTTTGCGAATGAGTTCGCTCAGGGCGTACCAATTGGGCTTGACCTGCTTGCTGGCCAACAGACGTAGCAAACGAGGAACAATTTGCAAAAACGCATCGCCACGTGAGGCCAGTAATTTGGTAACACGTGGTTCCGACACGCCTGCTTCGGCCATCTGTTTTCCAAGCGAGCCCTTGCCATGCCCGGCCAATGCCATGCCGTGTGCAATCAACGCCCAGCGCCTCCATGTAGATGGTCGCCATGTGTCAGGTGACAAACCAGCATCAATCAGCGCACGCGACAATGCTGCAATTTGGTGTGGACGTAATGCACCAGGATCAAGCCGCGCCAATGCGGCGCGCGTACCCGGATCGGCACGGTCGATGAACCCCACAAGCTTGCCAAGCGAAAAGTCACTAGCCGCTGCGGGTTCTGGCGCAGACGGCTGCACCTCGGATTCTGAAAGTTCAAGCATGGTCATGTGTCTCCTCTTCGGGTGATGTGGATATGGTTTGTTTATTGGATTTCAGGGCATGGGCAAGTGCAGGCAATTTGTTGCCGTGCATCATTGAGCGCAAACGCCCAAGTGCTGCGGATTGCGCGCGATACCGCAGTTGGCCACTGCGCGGGCCTGCGGTGAAAGCGGATTGCAGAATTGACTCAGCATGGTCAGCCAATGTCAACAACCATTGATGACGAACCATCTCGCGGTCTTCAGCTTCAATTTCTTCGATCAGTTCAGGAAAGAACTGCGCATCGCATTGCGCCTCAAAAGGCTGTGCAAATAGACTGGCACGATCTTTCACCGCGTCACTGGCATCTTTGTCTTTTCCACTTTCGTCCCTCGCACCATTTCCGAACAAAACTGTCAAAGCAGCCCAGAGCATTTTTCTCACCTCCGCAATTGCAGCGATGCGGTCGTTCGCCAATTTGGCCAACTCGTCAGTGCTTTGGGTCAGGAATGCTTTGCGAACGGTTCTGGAAACAAGAATGCACCGCTCGTGGTAACCCTCGGTCTTGCCTCGTCCTCTGGCTACTCCTTGGGCAAGCAGATACACCCCCTCTGTGTCATCGCTGGGTAACCAGATTTGCGCCGTCGGCTTGGTGAACTTTTTTCCCAGCAAAAGCTCTGTCGCCAACTTGTAGTCAAAGCCACGGCTTCCAATCGTCAACGCTTTAGATGCTGCACCATCCACAGGCATCCACGGGTCTCCTGTGATGCCGTTGAGTTCTTTAGCTGCAATTCTTTGCGCTTTGCTGCCTGTGACAAATGCATTGAGCTTGTCAGCGGTATTGATCAATCGAACACGCCGACAAATTTCTATATACCAAGGATCAAGACTTGCAAACGATAGGCTGTCGCTGCCATCCCATGAAATCAACCAAACCAAGGCGAAACCATTAACGCTCGAAAACCCAAACGTCTCAACGAGTTCATCTCGGGTTCTAGCAACTGCAACAAGATCACGGCACCATCGCGCGCCCCAACTGCCACGTGGATGCACACCGACACCACATCTGCTTGCGAAGCCTCCATTCATTCGCGAAGTGCCGTAGTTTCCAGCCCCCAAGAATCCTTCTTGGGTTTGCAGGCTAATTAATGCATACACCCACTCTTCAGGGGTACTGTGCGACATTCGCGCCGCCTTCAAATCATGATTCTTTGAAGTCACCAGCATGTCTAGCTCGTCTGCGGCTACCAAGCAGTTTTTCCAGCTATTGATGCTTCTACTTGGCTCTGCGGCTTGCATAAAAGCAGGGCTGTTCACCGGACTTACCAAACACCAAGCGGCACCATCCGGATCATCGGGCGTGAGAGCCAGCAACGCCGCACGCCACTCGACAGCAGTAGCAAATGGCTCTGCACGTTCAGATTGATGTAGAGCGATAGCAGCCAGCTGCACCAAAAACGCATGCCATGGATGGCGTTGGTGGGGACGCAGCGCGGGGAAGTCACGCACCTGGTCTTGCGCCATCGCTACGAATAATTCAGGCAAGGTCGTTGCTACGCGCTCGCCCGTATCGGTTCGACGGTAATGCAGCCGCCGCTCATCAAGCAGATTGCCAAACAGCGTTTGCGCAACATCAGATCCCCTGATCTTT
This region of Limnohabitans curvus genomic DNA includes:
- a CDS encoding transposase, whose product is MNKTVDTVGSSLTIKQRAPKTFYEPSLKARVVAECSRAGASIAGIALNHGLNANMVHRWLDEYEAGIGWAKHIERQSSICSNCHGAKRCDARAC
- the cas9 gene encoding type II CRISPR RNA-guided endonuclease Cas9 (Cas9, originally named Csn1, is the large, multifunctional signature protein of type II CRISPR/Cas systems. It is well known even to general audiences because its RNA-guided endonuclease activity has made it a popular tool for custom editing of eukaryotic genomes.) produces the protein MNEMHYRLALDLGSTSLGWAMVRLNAENQPCAIIKAGVRIFSDGRNPKDGSSLAVTRREARAMRRRRDRLLKRKARMMKTLIAHGFFPQDEEDRKLLERSDPFALRAKGLDQALRPDEFARAIFHINQRRGFKSNRKTDKKENDSGALKTAISQLRQAMQATQCRTVGEWLNMRHQSGLSVRARYRQHMVQREDGKTKTEMRYDLYIDRAMIEGEFDALWQKQSQLNPKLFTETARAELKDCLLHQRPLKPVKPGRCTLMPEEERAPLELPSQQRFRIYQEVNNLRLLKEGLSEQALTLEQRNQIIQALEGNTKRTFTQIKKLIGFSGGFNLEDGKRTELKGNSTSAMLSKKNLFGPAWFELSEDQQDRIVMQLVKEENEATLVRWLQENTGIDEATAERVANTNLAEGYGSLCANALQKILPALKAEVITYDKAVLTAGFDHHSNISHASTGEILPCLPYYGEYLQRHVGFGTGKPEDTPEKRYGKIANPTVHIGLNQIRTVVNALIKRYGQLSVYMRFCTSHTQMQTYCQRVEQALPLGGQVNIFQMTDKQYERIISFQGRKAMPAKKTPDQFDLF
- a CDS encoding DEAD/DEAH box helicase, with translation MIIDEAHHLTAETFEAVLKQASARFILGLSATPVRSNGHHPIIFMQSGPVRHIAKRPAHVPDQLLVRVQPLPTPSVPLNASIQEVIRLFAEDNDRNTRIVADATNALENGRKVLLLTKRTEHLDLLHTQLGMSATHASCCTGA
- the cas2e gene encoding type I-E CRISPR-associated endoribonuclease Cas2e gives rise to the protein MALVTIVTRDVADRFRGFLASVMLEVAPCTYVSPRMSKGVRERVWRVMTEWHTTEPRGSIVMIWREREATGGVGLANLGTPAKTLIEIDGMWIARAGG
- the cas1e gene encoding type I-E CRISPR-associated endonuclease Cas1e, with translation MLKGRLGLETARVPHADRHGLIWLERGELCVINGCLHFARGKDSLTPSFDQIPHQAVSMILLGPGSSVTHDALRLLARHGTLMAAVGVDGVRSYTAPPMMPDRSDVARRQAELWGSPRRRISVARHMYALRLGEVLPHRDLDTLRGIEGSRVKATYRLMAEKFGIQWHGRRFDRANPDADDLPNQAINHAATAVQAAAAIAVQAVAAIPQLGFIHEDSGQAFVLDVADLYRDQITLAIAFMAVKQSEKSGEVMDRVVRREAARVFRKESVIPSMIDRIKQVLRMDEVAHGAGDDSDT
- the cas6e gene encoding type I-E CRISPR-associated protein Cas6/Cse3/CasE — its product is MSEDFHLIHLRPKLDRLLPWAQRQGLIPDRGQGDLGYAFHAVLRAAFADLAPQPFSFRSGQGLLAYTKQAEAIRLAVAMTTPEVADMLGLDATPQSPGLLIRPFPTSWKAGQLLSFEVRVRPVVRKEDKELDAFLSAAQRMPDAVLSREAVYADWLKRQFEDVADLHEVRMTEFSLSAVVRSAAPQAEGARPKRPVQGPDAVFTGVLRVRDSAAFAALVARGIGRHRAFGFGMLLLKPAAAT
- the cas5e gene encoding type I-E CRISPR-associated protein Cas5/CasD, yielding MVQHLLLRLRAPLIAFGGETIDNYGVIRDFPALSMVTGLMANALGWDRGDDTLHNRLQERMVMGARLDASGERLEDYQTALIYEDDAGWTTHGKAEGRKKSPSYSPMPDGRRGLTLQRYRHYHADMNVLVALRLKPAEEAPTLDDLATALDKPARPLFVGRKNCLPTDRLMAGLMEADNILSALQLAVPALSHNVRAQWPDGEGRLPDQQDRTLDVCDERNWTSGVHGGWRPVREGVLLLKPHSITEQEAA
- the cas7e gene encoding type I-E CRISPR-associated protein Cas7/Cse4/CasC, which encodes MTTLPRFIQIHTLHNYPAALLNRDDAGLAKRLPYGNAIRTRISSQCLKRHWRVADDVFSLSSLGVPMAIRSRELPRQMRDMMIEQGMNEALAQAAIEGMRNAGLLDKAGKSPQDEDALSTGQAVLLGKAERDYLIGKCVALGKEHTETNALKEAVAAWLKEKDEKKNIETMIKHGSGLESALFGRMVTSDVLTSRDAAVYVTHAFTVHEAQVENDYFTVVDDLLRESGEQSSAGIFDTELASGLYYGYVVVDVPQLVANLEGVKIEDCFKIGADQRELAAKVVHHLLHLIATVSPGAKRGSTAPFEWAKLMLVEAGDWQPRSLAGAFQNALDTDGDKIRERAVGQLANELQRLDTAYGAPSERRFLCVDDCQMPSAERLPLANLTQWVQNRIVSGAAQGA
- the casB gene encoding type I-E CRISPR-associated protein Cse2/CasB, coding for MLELSESEVQPSAPEPAAASDFSLGKLVGFIDRADPGTRAALARLDPGALRPHQIAALSRALIDAGLSPDTWRPSTWRRWALIAHGMALAGHGKGSLGKQMAEAGVSEPRVTKLLASRGDAFLQIVPRLLRLLASKQVKPNWYALSELIRKNDAQEVAEKEIAETLRLRIAGDYFSAIARTK
- a CDS encoding type I-E CRISPR-associated protein Cse1/CasA, whose amino-acid sequence is MTTKIRGSDVAQTLFGNLLDERRLHYRRTDTGERVATTLPELFVAMAQDQVRDFPALRPHQRHPWHAFLVQLAAIALHQSERAEPFATAVEWRAALLALTPDDPDGAAWCLVSPVNSPAFMQAAEPSRSINSWKNCLVAADELDMLVTSKNHDLKAARMSHSTPEEWVYALISLQTQEGFLGAGNYGTSRMNGGFASRCGVGVHPRGSWGARWCRDLVAVARTRDELVETFGFSSVNGFALVWLISWDGSDSLSFASLDPWYIEICRRVRLINTADKLNAFVTGSKAQRIAAKELNGITGDPWMPVDGAASKALTIGSRGFDYKLATELLLGKKFTKPTAQIWLPSDDTEGVYLLAQGVARGRGKTEGYHERCILVSRTVRKAFLTQSTDELAKLANDRIAAIAEVRKMLWAALTVLFGNGARDESGKDKDASDAVKDRASLFAQPFEAQCDAQFFPELIEEIEAEDREMVRHQWLLTLADHAESILQSAFTAGPRSGQLRYRAQSAALGRLRSMMHGNKLPALAHALKSNKQTISTSPEEETHDHA